Proteins from a genomic interval of Nostoc sp. TCL240-02:
- a CDS encoding allophycocyanin subunit alpha-B, translating into MTVISQVILKADDELRYPSSGELKNIKDFLQTGVQRTRIAATLAENEKKIVQEATKQLWQKRPDFISPGGNAYGERQRSLCIRDFGWYLRLITYGVLAGDKEPIEKIGLIGVREMYNSLGVPVPGMVEAINSLKTASLSLLSAEDAAEAAPYFDYIIQAMS; encoded by the coding sequence ATGACTGTAATTAGCCAAGTTATTCTCAAAGCTGACGACGAACTGCGTTATCCCAGCAGTGGCGAACTGAAAAATATCAAAGACTTTTTGCAAACCGGCGTACAACGGACGCGGATTGCGGCTACCTTAGCCGAAAACGAAAAAAAGATAGTTCAGGAAGCAACCAAACAACTTTGGCAGAAGCGTCCTGACTTTATCTCCCCCGGAGGTAATGCTTACGGAGAACGCCAGCGCTCTCTGTGTATCCGTGATTTTGGTTGGTACTTACGCTTAATTACTTATGGTGTGCTTGCTGGTGACAAAGAGCCAATTGAAAAAATCGGTTTGATTGGTGTGCGGGAAATGTACAATTCATTGGGCGTTCCCGTACCTGGAATGGTAGAAGCGATCAATTCCCTCAAAACAGCTTCCCTTAGCTTATTGAGTGCGGAAGATGCTGCTGAAGCAGCACCATACTTTGATTACATCATTCAAGCGATGTCTTAA